The Deinococcus carri genome segment CCTTTGTGCCGTCCGTCACGTACACTCGCAGCGTCATGACCGCTCTGCCTCAGAAGACCCCCCTCCCCCTCGACGACGCGATGGACCGGCTGGGCCTCGGTCCCTTCCAGTGGCGGCTGCTGGCGATCTGCGGGCTGACCTGGGCCGCCGACGCGATGGAGGTGCTCCTCATGGGCTTCGCGCTGCCGGGCATCAGCGCCGCGTTCGGGCTGGCGCGGGGGTCGGCGGACGCCACATGGCTGCTCACCGCCACCTTTGCCGGGATGCTGGTGGGCGCGGTGTTCTGGGGCTGGCTGGCCGACCGCATCGGGCGGCGCGCGGTCTTTCTGACCACCGTATCGCTGGGGGTGGTGTTCGGCCTGTGCGGGGCCTTCGCGCCGGGGGTCGCCTGGCTCATCGTCGCCCGGTTCCTGACCGGCTTCGCCATCGGCGGAACGCTGCCGGTGGACTACGCGATGATGGCCGAGTTCGTGCCCACCGCGTGGCGGGGCCGCTTTTTGGTGTACCTGGAAAGCTTCTGGGCGCTGGGGACGGTGGTGGTGGCCGCGCTGGCGTGGTGGCTCAGCACCCTGCTGGAACCCGCCGAGGCGTGGCGCTGGCTGCTGGGCCTGGCCGCCGTGCCCGGCGTGATTGGCCTGCTGGCCCGCCTGGGCATTCCCGACTCGCCGCGCTCGCTGCTGGTGCGCGGGCAGGAGGCGCAGGCGCGGGGGGCGCTGTTGCGGGTGGCGCGGGCGAACGGCACCACCCTGCCCGACGCGCCGCTGCTTGCGCCCCCGCCTGCCCTGCGGGTGACGCCCGCCGCGCTGTTCCAGCGGGTGCTGCGCCGCCGGACTGTGCTGCTCGCCTTGGTGTGGTTCGGCCTCAGCCTGGGGTACTACGGCATCTTCTCGTGGCTGCCCTCGTTCCTGCGGGCGCAGG includes the following:
- a CDS encoding MFS transporter gives rise to the protein MTALPQKTPLPLDDAMDRLGLGPFQWRLLAICGLTWAADAMEVLLMGFALPGISAAFGLARGSADATWLLTATFAGMLVGAVFWGWLADRIGRRAVFLTTVSLGVVFGLCGAFAPGVAWLIVARFLTGFAIGGTLPVDYAMMAEFVPTAWRGRFLVYLESFWALGTVVVAALAWWLSTLLEPAEAWRWLLGLAAVPGVIGLLARLGIPDSPRSLLVRGQEAQARGALLRVARANGTTLPDAPLLAPPPALRVTPAALFQRVLRRRTVLLALVWFGLSLGYYGIFSWLPSFLRAQGLELGAVYRTTLLLALAQIPGYVLAAYLVEKVGRRATLVGYLAVSAVGAYLFLLAGTPGAVLVTSALLSFALLGAWGALYAYTPELFPTPLRTTGMGFVSGMARLASVLSPSLGALLLTGRLGVALTLFAACFAVAAACAWGIGVETRGQRLPEAVLPENGA